The following are encoded together in the Sparus aurata chromosome 1, fSpaAur1.1, whole genome shotgun sequence genome:
- the fam114a1 gene encoding protein NOXP20 isoform X1, giving the protein MSQAAPSDGDPPADINPPPTQPAHSDSCQDVPAAPAPPSDSLQPPLIPERVALPQSSEEAATEDIATAATTATTATAETSEGVADQSEPPAEGQVFECDQPVSLEPEAAEEDVEKSLQEKEKGWGGWSSWGKSLLSSATSSVGQSLTSVKVKAGEALRLHSTSVGEEAREEDEGAEESREGGGESGETDLSGSGESSASAAASGRGVFSTITHAVQNTGKSVISGGLDALEFIGKKTMTVLAESDPGFKKTKTLMQKTASLSQMLKEAKEKERARLGNQPISAPTAHYGILFDDYQGLSHLEALEILSNESEVKVQAFLSSLVEEEQEEVKKELIFIKDIFIKREEEEEGEGEEKEEEGGGQTKDNGDLSSQLHCSTPLSADGEEFVSVLTELLFELHVAATPDKLNKARMKAHDWVSVVEQPETVGGETHDQPEGQVSPGETEDEEEEEKKKKGGEEQGEEKSKEEMKGGEEEKKEKDPGSVEVVYLSSVSSLAEVTARSIEQLHKVAELILHGQDLEKPARDQAHILTRLTCAMCKEVECLAKKFSDTLLFVGGRRKAEELNPLVDSVLLEGSNSTNYIQNAFQLLLPVLQISHLQSQHSRSNTEPAAPTQQ; this is encoded by the exons ATGTCCCAGGCTGCCCCCTCTGATGGAGACCCCCCTGCTGACATCAACCCTCCGCCCACTCAGCCCGCTCACTCTGACTCCTGCCAGGATGTCCCAGCAGCCCCTGCACCTCCTTCAGACTCTCTGCAGCCTCCTTTGATCCCGGAGAGAGTCGCCCTCCCACAGTCCAGTGAGGAGGCGGCCACTGAGGACATCGCCACCGCTGCCACCACTGCCACCACTGCCACCGCTGAGACTTCAGAGGGTGTGGCTGACCAATCGGAGCCTCCTGCTGAGGGTCAGGTGTTTGAATGTGACCAACCAGTGAGTCTGGAGCCCGAGGCTGCAGAGGAGGATGTGGAG aaGTCACttcaggagaaagaaaaaggttgGGGAGGTTGGAGCTCATGGGGGAAATCTCTCCTCAGCAGTGCCACCTCCTCAGTCG gtcAGAGCCTGACCTCCGTCAAGGTGAAGGCAGGAGAGGCTCTGCGTCTCCACAGCACCTCAGTAGGAGAGGAGGCAcgagaggaggacgagggagcagaggagagcagagagggaggaggtgaaagTGGAGAGACCGACCTGTCTGGCTCTGGGGAGTCGTCTGCGAGTGCTGCAGCTTCTGGCAGGGGCGTCTTCTCTACGATCACACACGCTGTGCAGAACACa ggTAAGTCAGTGATCAGTGGGGGTTTGGATGCCTTGGAGTTCATTGGAAAGAAGACAATGACCGTTCTTGCTGAGAGTGACCCGGGTTTCAAAAAGACCAAGACCCTGATGCAGAAGACCGCCTCGCTGAGTCAG atGTTGAAGGAAGCCAAAGAGAAAGAACGGGCTCGTCTGGGCAACCAGCCAATCAGCGCTCCCACGGCTCACTACGGTATTCTGTTTGACGACTACCAGGGCTTGTCGCACCTCGAGGCCCTAGAGATCCTGTCCAATGAGAGCGAGGTCAAG GTCCAAGCCTTCCTCTCGTCCCTGgtggaagaggagcaggaggaggtaaAGAAGGAGCTGATTTTCATCAAGGACATCTTCATCAAgcgggaggaagaggaggaaggagagggagaggaaaaagaagaagaaggaggaggacagacgAAGGATAACGGTGATCTAAGTTCCCAATTACACTGTTCTACCCCCCTGT CTGCCGATGGCGAGGAATTCGTTAGCGTTCTCACCGAGCTGCTGTTTGAGCTCCATGTTGCTGCCACTCCAGACAAACTCAACAag GCTCGGATGAAGGCCCACGATTGGGTGAGCGTGGTGGAACAGCCGGAGACGGTCGGCGGGGAAACGCACGACCAGCCGGAAGGACAGGTCTCACCTGGAGAGACtgaagacgaagaggaggaggagaagaagaagaaaggcggagaggagcagggggaggagaagagcaaggaggagatgaagggaggagaggaggaaaagaaagagaaagacccCGGATCTGTAGAG gttgTCTACTTGTCATCAGTCAGCAGTCTGGCTGAGGTGACGGCTCGCAGTATCGAGCAGCTCCACAAGGTGGCAGAGCTCATCCTCCACGGCCAGGACCTGGAAAAACCAGCCAGAGACCAGGCGCACATCCTCACCag GTTGACGTGTGCCATGTGTAAGGAGGTGGAGTGTTTGGCCAAGAAGTTCTCTGATACGCTGCTCTTTGTTGGG GGCCGGAGGAAAGCAGAGGAGTTGAATCCGCTGGTCGATAGCGTGCTGCTAGAG GGCTCCAACAGCACCAACTACATCCAGAATGcatttcagctgctgctgccggtcCTGCAGATCTCTCATCTCCAGAGCCAGCACAGTCGGTCCAACACAGAACCAGCAGCACCGACAcagcaataa
- the fam114a1 gene encoding protein NOXP20 isoform X2 has product MSQAAPSDGDPPADINPPPTQPAHSDSCQDVPAAPAPPSDSLQPPLIPERVALPQSSEEAATEDIATAATTATTATAETSEGVADQSEPPAEGQVFECDQPVSLEPEAAEEDVEKSLQEKEKGWGGWSSWGKSLLSSATSSVGQSLTSVKVKAGEALRLHSTSVGEEAREEDEGAEESREGGGESGETDLSGSGESSASAAASGRGVFSTITHAVQNTGKSVISGGLDALEFIGKKTMTVLAESDPGFKKTKTLMQKTASLSQMLKEAKEKERARLGNQPISAPTAHYGILFDDYQGLSHLEALEILSNESEVKVQAFLSSLVEEEQEEVKKELIFIKDIFIKREEEEEGEGEEKEEEGGGQTKDNAADGEEFVSVLTELLFELHVAATPDKLNKARMKAHDWVSVVEQPETVGGETHDQPEGQVSPGETEDEEEEEKKKKGGEEQGEEKSKEEMKGGEEEKKEKDPGSVEVVYLSSVSSLAEVTARSIEQLHKVAELILHGQDLEKPARDQAHILTRLTCAMCKEVECLAKKFSDTLLFVGGRRKAEELNPLVDSVLLEGSNSTNYIQNAFQLLLPVLQISHLQSQHSRSNTEPAAPTQQ; this is encoded by the exons ATGTCCCAGGCTGCCCCCTCTGATGGAGACCCCCCTGCTGACATCAACCCTCCGCCCACTCAGCCCGCTCACTCTGACTCCTGCCAGGATGTCCCAGCAGCCCCTGCACCTCCTTCAGACTCTCTGCAGCCTCCTTTGATCCCGGAGAGAGTCGCCCTCCCACAGTCCAGTGAGGAGGCGGCCACTGAGGACATCGCCACCGCTGCCACCACTGCCACCACTGCCACCGCTGAGACTTCAGAGGGTGTGGCTGACCAATCGGAGCCTCCTGCTGAGGGTCAGGTGTTTGAATGTGACCAACCAGTGAGTCTGGAGCCCGAGGCTGCAGAGGAGGATGTGGAG aaGTCACttcaggagaaagaaaaaggttgGGGAGGTTGGAGCTCATGGGGGAAATCTCTCCTCAGCAGTGCCACCTCCTCAGTCG gtcAGAGCCTGACCTCCGTCAAGGTGAAGGCAGGAGAGGCTCTGCGTCTCCACAGCACCTCAGTAGGAGAGGAGGCAcgagaggaggacgagggagcagaggagagcagagagggaggaggtgaaagTGGAGAGACCGACCTGTCTGGCTCTGGGGAGTCGTCTGCGAGTGCTGCAGCTTCTGGCAGGGGCGTCTTCTCTACGATCACACACGCTGTGCAGAACACa ggTAAGTCAGTGATCAGTGGGGGTTTGGATGCCTTGGAGTTCATTGGAAAGAAGACAATGACCGTTCTTGCTGAGAGTGACCCGGGTTTCAAAAAGACCAAGACCCTGATGCAGAAGACCGCCTCGCTGAGTCAG atGTTGAAGGAAGCCAAAGAGAAAGAACGGGCTCGTCTGGGCAACCAGCCAATCAGCGCTCCCACGGCTCACTACGGTATTCTGTTTGACGACTACCAGGGCTTGTCGCACCTCGAGGCCCTAGAGATCCTGTCCAATGAGAGCGAGGTCAAG GTCCAAGCCTTCCTCTCGTCCCTGgtggaagaggagcaggaggaggtaaAGAAGGAGCTGATTTTCATCAAGGACATCTTCATCAAgcgggaggaagaggaggaaggagagggagaggaaaaagaagaagaaggaggaggacagacgAAGGATAACG CTGCCGATGGCGAGGAATTCGTTAGCGTTCTCACCGAGCTGCTGTTTGAGCTCCATGTTGCTGCCACTCCAGACAAACTCAACAag GCTCGGATGAAGGCCCACGATTGGGTGAGCGTGGTGGAACAGCCGGAGACGGTCGGCGGGGAAACGCACGACCAGCCGGAAGGACAGGTCTCACCTGGAGAGACtgaagacgaagaggaggaggagaagaagaagaaaggcggagaggagcagggggaggagaagagcaaggaggagatgaagggaggagaggaggaaaagaaagagaaagacccCGGATCTGTAGAG gttgTCTACTTGTCATCAGTCAGCAGTCTGGCTGAGGTGACGGCTCGCAGTATCGAGCAGCTCCACAAGGTGGCAGAGCTCATCCTCCACGGCCAGGACCTGGAAAAACCAGCCAGAGACCAGGCGCACATCCTCACCag GTTGACGTGTGCCATGTGTAAGGAGGTGGAGTGTTTGGCCAAGAAGTTCTCTGATACGCTGCTCTTTGTTGGG GGCCGGAGGAAAGCAGAGGAGTTGAATCCGCTGGTCGATAGCGTGCTGCTAGAG GGCTCCAACAGCACCAACTACATCCAGAATGcatttcagctgctgctgccggtcCTGCAGATCTCTCATCTCCAGAGCCAGCACAGTCGGTCCAACACAGAACCAGCAGCACCGACAcagcaataa
- the LOC115586569 gene encoding uncharacterized protein LOC115586569 gives MTRAALTKLFVLVILAFIICLPEFFTFYRVSKVKFHCLPYRPCERGNPVKTGENGRIEDAEIRRKNMCDPSQTPESDKWEEGCTQKNQSNITDSVSDFWRGSEDPEKSWFICETDTNMTELHRNISSSDLMVQFKVSVEFQLTVGETLNLTLYGLNNQSSLHLHPLEEEGDEKEERNQTDGEGESETFFCCLPAPPTSESANQSQCLLWLANQTVLTATGEEKLPWKRPQKDEWRCMFRVLWLVLLCVFLLIIVTSVLRQVYWGRSSCKKPRMHPVAYNFPDRQLNDGERHTDVISPRGMIPHSLGSRTWPTLSPIKEVDSQDNLDTLLDGNIDQCYTANLHHRSHPSTSSLTDEQAW, from the exons ATGACAAGAGCAGCACTGACAAAACTCTTCGTCCTTGTGATCCTCGCCTTCATCATCTGCCTACCAGAATTCTTCACGTTTTACAGAG TTTCAAAAGTTAAATTCCACTGTCTGCCATACCGACCCTGTGAGCGAGGGAATCCTGTGAAGACAGGCGAAAATGGGAGGATCGAGGATGCTGAAATTAGGAGAAAGAATATGTGTGACCCATCGCAGACTCCAGAGAGTGACAAATGGGAGGAGGGCTGCACGCAAAAGAATCAAAGCAACATAACGGATTCGGTATCAGACTTCTGGAGAGGCAGTGAAGACCCTGAAAAGAGCTGGTTCATCTGTGAAACGGATACAAACATGACAGAACTACATAGAAACATCTCATCATCAG ATTTGATGGTACAATTCAAGGTCTCAGTGGAGTTTCAACTCACAGTCGGAGAGACACTGAATCTCACCTTATACGGCCTCAATAATCAGAGCTCCTTACACCTCCACCCATTagaagaggagggggatgagaaagaggagaggaatcAGACGGATGGTGAAGGAGAAAGCGAAACATTTTTCTGCTGCCTCCCTGCCCCACCCACCTCGGAGTCAGCCAATCAAAGCCAGTGTCTCCTTTGGCTTGCCAATCAAACAGTTTTGACTgcaacaggagaggaaaagcTGCCATGGAAACGGCCACAGAAAG acGAGTGGCGATGTATGTTCAGGGTGCTCTGGCTGGTTCTGCTGTGTGTCTTTCTGCTCATTATAGTTACAAGTGTGCTCAGACAGGTCTACTGGGGGAGATCTTCATGCA AAAAGCCCAGGATGCATCCTGTTGCTTACAACTTCCCGGACCGGCAGTTGAAtg ATGGTGAGCGGCACACAGACGTCATTAGTCCCAGAG GGATGATCCCACACTCACTCGGGTCCCGGACGTGGCCCA CATTGTCACCTATTAAAGAAGTTGACAGTCAAG ACAACCTAGACACTCTGCTGGATGGAAACATCGACCAGTGCTATACAG CAAACCTGCATCATCGGAGCcatccctccacctcctccctcacagATGAGCAGGCCTggtga